In a genomic window of Salminus brasiliensis chromosome 12, fSalBra1.hap2, whole genome shotgun sequence:
- the rnf113a gene encoding E3 ubiquitin-protein ligase RNF113A isoform X2, translated as MIQRTKKVEREAVSSSDSEADNEAKKITVAYKSSRSAKPEGPEDMGATAVYALDTEKDKDAQAIFERSQKIQEELSGKDDDKIYRGMNNYHKYIKPKDSTMGNASSGMVRKGPIRAPEHLRATVRWDYQPDICKDYKETGFCGFGDSCKFLHDRSDYKHGWQIERELDEGRYGANDEENYEVSSGDEDLPFKCFICRNSFKNPIITKCRHYFCETCALQHYRKSKRCYVCNEQTNGVFNPAKELMAKMQKRQAAADQPPSEEED; from the exons ATGATACAAAGG ACAAAGAAGGTGGAGCGGGAAGCCGTCTCATCAAgtgacagtgaggcagacaatGAAGCCAAGAAGATTACAGTGGCTTATAAGTCTTCCCGCTCAGCG AAACCAGAAGGGCCGGAGGACATGGGGGCCACAGCCGTGTATGCACtggacacagagaaagacaaagacgcTCAGGCCATCTTCGAGCGCAGCCAGAAAATTCAGGAG GAACTATCAGGTAAAGATGACGATAAGATCTACCGTGGCATGAACAACTACCACAAGTACATTAAGCCTAAAGATTCCACCATGGGCAACGCGTCGTCCGGCATGGTCAG GAAAGGGCCAATCAGAGCCCCTGAGCACTTAAGAGCTACAGTGCGGTGGGACTACCAGCCAGACATATGCAAAGACTATAAAGAGACTGGCTTCTGTGGATTTGGAG ACAGCTGCAAGTTTCTACACGACCGCTCGGACTACAAGCACGGCTGGCAGATCGAGAGGGAGCTGGACGAGGGAAGATATGGGGCCAATG ATGAAGAAAACTACGAGGTGAGCAGCGGTGACGAGGATCTGCCGTTCAAGTGCTTCATCTGCAGGAATTCGTTCAAGAACCCCATTATTACAAA GTGCAGGCATTACTTCTGTGAGACCTGTGCTCTTCAGCATTACCGCAAGTCCAAGCGCTGTTACGTCTGCAACGAGCAGACCAACGGTGTCTTCAACCCAGCAAAAG aGCTGATGGCCAAGATGCAGAAACGCCAGGCTGCCGCAGACCAACCGCCCTCAGAGGAAGAAGACTAG
- the rnf113a gene encoding E3 ubiquitin-protein ligase RNF113A isoform X1, translated as MAEPEESSRATCAFLFKKSSKKFCARKRKASDSDEDRSSDEEKNAVVRREKKTNAANPMIQRTKKVEREAVSSSDSEADNEAKKITVAYKSSRSAKPEGPEDMGATAVYALDTEKDKDAQAIFERSQKIQEELSGKDDDKIYRGMNNYHKYIKPKDSTMGNASSGMVRKGPIRAPEHLRATVRWDYQPDICKDYKETGFCGFGDSCKFLHDRSDYKHGWQIERELDEGRYGANDEENYEVSSGDEDLPFKCFICRNSFKNPIITKCRHYFCETCALQHYRKSKRCYVCNEQTNGVFNPAKELMAKMQKRQAAADQPPSEEED; from the exons ATGGCAGAGCCCGAAGAGAGCAGCAGAGCTACCTGCGCGTTTCTGTTCAAGAAGTCCAGTAAGAAGTTCTGCGCCCGGAAGAGAAAAGCCAGCGACAGCGATGAAG ACAGAAGCAGCGATGAGGAGAAAAACGCCGTGGTCCgaagagagaagaaaaccaACGCTGCGAACCCCATGATACAAAGG ACAAAGAAGGTGGAGCGGGAAGCCGTCTCATCAAgtgacagtgaggcagacaatGAAGCCAAGAAGATTACAGTGGCTTATAAGTCTTCCCGCTCAGCG AAACCAGAAGGGCCGGAGGACATGGGGGCCACAGCCGTGTATGCACtggacacagagaaagacaaagacgcTCAGGCCATCTTCGAGCGCAGCCAGAAAATTCAGGAG GAACTATCAGGTAAAGATGACGATAAGATCTACCGTGGCATGAACAACTACCACAAGTACATTAAGCCTAAAGATTCCACCATGGGCAACGCGTCGTCCGGCATGGTCAG GAAAGGGCCAATCAGAGCCCCTGAGCACTTAAGAGCTACAGTGCGGTGGGACTACCAGCCAGACATATGCAAAGACTATAAAGAGACTGGCTTCTGTGGATTTGGAG ACAGCTGCAAGTTTCTACACGACCGCTCGGACTACAAGCACGGCTGGCAGATCGAGAGGGAGCTGGACGAGGGAAGATATGGGGCCAATG ATGAAGAAAACTACGAGGTGAGCAGCGGTGACGAGGATCTGCCGTTCAAGTGCTTCATCTGCAGGAATTCGTTCAAGAACCCCATTATTACAAA GTGCAGGCATTACTTCTGTGAGACCTGTGCTCTTCAGCATTACCGCAAGTCCAAGCGCTGTTACGTCTGCAACGAGCAGACCAACGGTGTCTTCAACCCAGCAAAAG aGCTGATGGCCAAGATGCAGAAACGCCAGGCTGCCGCAGACCAACCGCCCTCAGAGGAAGAAGACTAG
- the snrnp70 gene encoding U1 small nuclear ribonucleoprotein 70 kDa, translating to MTQFLPPNLLALFAPRDPIPFLPQLEKLPHEKHHNQPYSGIAPFIKHFEDPRDAPPPTRAETREERLERKRREKMERRQTVVETELKLWDPHNDPNAQGDAFKTLFVARINYDTTESKLRREFEVYGPIKRIYIVYNKRTGKPRGYAFIEYEHERDMHSAYKHADGKKIDGRRVLVDVERGRTVKGWHPRRLGGGLGGTRRGGADVNIKHSGRDDTSRYDDRPIGGDRDRERERRDRSDRSRERDKERGERRRSRSRERRRRTRSRERERPMGGAVEEGASRRRERERERPEGEGKSRERSRDRDRERDRKRRSRSRDRRRDRERGKGAEGGEEGMGGMTDGMGEGGERGMEDPSGGEMGRGEEGGMEGEERNRDRDRERERDRDRKRSHRDKDRDRDRERRRDRDRDREHKRDRGDRERGERREDRHASMLNPAGEHEGLGNGAEEGEESIPPQSEEGSQDGLAMGMMDQDSMQSGEGYASNENGYRMEAPGEEY from the exons ATGACTCAGTTTCTGCCCCCTAACCTGCTGGCCTTGTTTGCCCCGCGGGACCCCATTCCGTTCCTGCCGCAGCTGGAGAAGCTGCCCCATGAAAAGCATCACAACCAGCCGTACTCTGGGATCGCCCCCTTCATCAAGCACTTCGAG GACCCTAGAGATGCCCCGCCACCCACAAGAGCAGAAACGCGAGAGGAGCGGTTGGAAAGAAAG AGGCGTGAGAAAATGGAGAGGAGGCAAACGGTGGTGGAGACAGAGCTGAAGTTGT GGGATCCTCACAATGATCCAAATGCTCAAGGAGATGCGTTCAAGACCTTGTTTGTGGCTCGAATT AATTATGATACTACGGAGTCGAAGCTGCGCCGTGAGTTTGAAGTCTATGGTCCTATTAAACGA ATCTACATCGTATACAACAAGAGGACGGGAAAACCACGTGGCTACGCCTTCATTGAGTATGAACATGAGCGAGACATGCACT CTGCCTACAAGCATGCGGATGGGAAAAAGATTGATGGCCGgagagttcttgtggatgtagagAGAGGTCGCACAGTGAAAGGATGGCACCCCCGTAGGCTTG GTGGAGGTTTGGGTGGTACCAGAAGGGGTGGTGCAGATGTCAACATCAAGCACTCGGGCAGAGACGACACGTCACGCTATGATGACCGACCTATTGGGGG TGACCGCGACCGTGAGCGCGAGCGACGAGACCGCAGCGACCGCAGTCGTGAGCGCGATAAGGAACGCGGTGAGCGTCGCCGCTCTCGTTCCAGAGAAAGGCGCAGGCGCACCCGGTCCCGTGAGCGTGAGAGGCCGATGGGAGGAGCCGTCGAGGAGGGTGCCAGCCGgcggagggagagggagagggagagaccaGAGGGGGAGGGcaagagcagagagaggagcaggGATCGCGACAGGGAGAGGGACCGCAAaaggaggagcaggagcagggaCCGCAGGAGggacagggagagagggaaaggagctgaaggaggagaggagggcaTGGGCGGCATGACTGATGGCatgggagagggaggagagagaggaatggAGGACCCCAGTGGAGGTGAGATGGGCAGAGGTGAGGAGGGGGGTATGGAGGGAGAGGAAAGGAACAgggatagagacagagaaagggagCGGGACCGGGACAGGAAGAGAAGTCATAGagataaagacagagacagggaTAGGGAGAGGAGAAGGGACCGGGATAGGGACCGCGAGCATAAGCGAGACAGGGGCGACCGCGAGAGAGGAGAACGCAGGGAGGATAGACACGCTTCAATGCTGAACCCTGCTGGAGAGCATGAAGGATTGGGTAACGGGGCTGAAGAAGGGGAGGAGTCCATCCCGCCGCAGTCTGAAGAAGGCTCTCAGGACGGGCTGGCTATGGGCATGATGGACCAAGACTCCATGCAGTCTGGAGAGGGCTATGCTTCTAATGAGAATGGTTACAGAATGGAGGCTCCGGGTGAAGAATACTGA